A single region of the Latilactobacillus curvatus JCM 1096 = DSM 20019 genome encodes:
- a CDS encoding DUF871 domain-containing protein, which produces MGKLGVSIYPERSTFEKDAAYLDLAHQYGFQRVFTSLLEVSGDQEAVLGNFKRVVAHANQLGMQVMIDINPGLFKQLGISYDNLSFFHELGAWGIRLDNGFTGQEEAEMTRNPFNLKIEINMSQGTSYVDNIMSYSPKRENLLGCHNFYPHRFSGLGEDFFKQCTAQFAKYNLNTAAFVNSHEATFGPWPTQDGLPTMEVDRDLMMATQMKHYVLMDNIDDIIVGNAYASEAELKTMHDVFNAEFPAIAIDVADDITADERKVLFESLHSYRGDRSEYLLRSTMTRVIFKDLPFPAHHTVDIQHGDILIDNVGYGQYKGETQIALKAMPNDGRVNVVGRITPTELFLLDYLKPWSQFKLVPASH; this is translated from the coding sequence ATGGGAAAACTAGGCGTTTCAATTTATCCAGAACGATCAACTTTTGAAAAGGATGCGGCTTACTTAGATTTAGCGCATCAATATGGGTTCCAACGCGTCTTTACATCATTATTGGAAGTGTCTGGCGATCAAGAAGCCGTGTTAGGCAACTTTAAACGGGTTGTAGCCCATGCCAACCAATTAGGAATGCAAGTCATGATTGATATCAATCCGGGTTTGTTCAAGCAACTCGGTATTTCATATGATAATTTAAGTTTTTTCCATGAACTTGGTGCTTGGGGAATTCGGTTGGACAACGGTTTTACCGGCCAAGAAGAAGCGGAAATGACGCGCAATCCGTTTAATTTAAAAATTGAAATTAATATGAGTCAAGGGACAAGTTACGTTGATAACATTATGAGTTATTCACCCAAACGGGAAAACTTGTTAGGCTGTCATAACTTCTATCCACATCGGTTCTCAGGATTAGGTGAAGACTTCTTCAAACAATGTACGGCGCAATTTGCAAAATACAATTTGAATACAGCAGCGTTTGTCAATTCACATGAAGCGACTTTCGGACCATGGCCAACACAAGATGGGTTGCCCACGATGGAAGTTGATCGCGATTTAATGATGGCAACGCAGATGAAACATTACGTTTTAATGGATAACATTGATGACATTATTGTCGGTAATGCGTATGCTTCGGAAGCAGAATTGAAGACGATGCATGACGTCTTTAACGCTGAATTCCCAGCAATCGCAATCGACGTCGCAGATGACATTACGGCTGATGAACGCAAGGTCCTCTTTGAAAGTCTGCATAGTTATCGTGGCGATCGTTCAGAATATCTTCTACGGTCAACGATGACACGGGTCATTTTTAAAGACCTGCCTTTCCCAGCCCACCATACAGTTGACATCCAACACGGTGATATTTTAATCGATAACGTCGGTTACGGTCAGTATAAAGGGGAAACCCAAATTGCCCTCAAAGCCATGCCAAATGACGGGCGCGTGAATGTGGTTGGCCGTATTACGCCTACAGAATTATTCCTATTAGACTATTTGAAACCATGGAGCCAATTTAAATTGGTGCCAGCTAGCCATTAA
- the obgE gene encoding GTPase ObgE → MFVDQVKIDVKAGKGGDGAVAFRREKFVPLGGPAGGDGGRGGSVILVVDEGLRTLMDFRYRHHFKANSGGNGQNKQMYGRGAEDTFVQVPPGTTVRDAETNELLGDLTEDGQQLVIAKGGRGGRGNMHFANARNSAPEVAENGEPGEERSIQLELKVLADVGLVGFPSVGKSTLLSVVTSAKPKIASYQFTTLVPNLGMVQLDDGRDFVLADLPGLIEGASDGVGLGIQFLRHVERTRVVLHLIEMDDQTGRDPFEDYQQINHELETYDPKILERPQVIVATKMDLPGSSELLAEFKQKLAAAGDTHEIFEISSITHQGVQPLMNKTADLLAETTEFPMGDVEEVQTQKLYQYQPEAPAFIIEQDEYGTFIVSGDKVEKLFKMSNLDHQDGVMRFARQLRSMGIDEALRESGAHDGDLVAIDNFTFEFVE, encoded by the coding sequence ATGTTTGTAGATCAAGTCAAAATTGATGTGAAAGCTGGTAAAGGCGGCGATGGTGCAGTTGCATTTCGCCGTGAAAAGTTTGTGCCACTTGGCGGACCAGCCGGTGGCGATGGTGGTCGGGGCGGAAGTGTCATTTTAGTGGTAGATGAAGGTCTACGAACATTAATGGACTTTCGTTACCGTCATCACTTTAAAGCCAATAGTGGTGGTAATGGTCAGAATAAACAAATGTACGGCCGCGGTGCCGAGGATACATTTGTTCAAGTGCCACCTGGTACAACGGTGCGCGATGCTGAAACCAATGAATTACTCGGTGATTTAACCGAAGATGGCCAACAATTAGTGATTGCTAAGGGCGGTCGTGGTGGTCGCGGGAATATGCATTTCGCAAATGCCCGTAATAGTGCGCCGGAAGTTGCCGAAAACGGTGAACCTGGTGAAGAACGCAGCATTCAACTTGAATTAAAAGTGCTTGCTGATGTTGGGTTGGTTGGTTTCCCATCTGTTGGGAAATCAACGTTGTTGTCAGTGGTGACAAGTGCGAAACCTAAGATTGCTAGTTACCAATTTACAACATTGGTCCCTAACTTAGGGATGGTGCAACTCGATGACGGTCGGGACTTTGTCTTAGCCGATTTACCGGGGTTAATCGAAGGGGCTTCAGACGGTGTTGGTTTAGGGATTCAATTCTTACGGCACGTTGAACGAACACGGGTTGTCTTGCATTTAATCGAAATGGACGATCAAACGGGTCGCGACCCATTTGAAGATTACCAACAAATTAATCACGAATTAGAGACCTATGATCCAAAAATCTTAGAACGACCACAAGTGATTGTAGCGACTAAGATGGATTTACCAGGTTCTTCTGAATTATTAGCCGAGTTTAAACAGAAATTAGCAGCTGCCGGCGATACACATGAGATTTTTGAAATTTCAAGTATCACGCATCAAGGGGTGCAACCATTGATGAACAAGACAGCTGACTTATTAGCTGAAACGACTGAATTCCCAATGGGAGACGTCGAAGAAGTTCAAACGCAAAAACTTTATCAATATCAACCAGAAGCACCAGCCTTCATCATTGAACAAGATGAATACGGCACGTTTATTGTGTCTGGTGACAAGGTTGAAAAACTCTTCAAGATGAGTAACTTGGATCATCAAGATGGTGTCATGCGTTTTGCCCGTCAATTACGTTCAATGGGGATTGACGAAGCCTTACGCGAAAGTGGCGCACATGATGGTGATTTAGTGGCAATTGATAACTTTACGTTTGAATTTGTCGAATAA
- a CDS encoding acyltransferase family protein, translated as MAGKKRLKNSRYITGFDGLRAIGVIGVILYHLMPYTFTGGYLGVPIFMVVSGYLITDLLVQEWEQNQWINLKSFYLRRVKRLYPGLITMLFATGAYITLFQREMLHQLNQIIITNILYVYNWWQIGHGQSYFDRFANNESPFTHLWTLSIEGQFYLIWPFIVVALIIGLKNKNRIAQVLLAVSVVSAIWMAILYQPNADPSRLYYGTDTRVFSILLGAALAFVWPSTALKQKIVPKQRLVLDGIGLVSVLSLVWLMVKLNAESSLVYRGGLFLFSALVCVLVAVVAHPGADWNRLLTNPVFNWLGKRSYGIYLYQFPVMIFFETIFKNIADHPVLYPVIEVAIIFGLTELSYRFIEQPLAHYPYKQLWHQLKQFMHQPHWNRVVGRVTGLAIVFLIGLVGAFQAPFQPAPDTHKSALAVNIKQNQKANQKRKDALIKKAKAQNKAGQANGPTSKAEKAAEAAAQKHPINQEFEKYGLSQVTIQRAQNISVTAIGDSVLLDGSQALQKLFPNMLVDAAVGRQLYQSIQIIKDYDQKQALSDTVLVSLGTNGAFTQEQMAQFMAAIGTKRKVYWLNAFVPTRPWQNDVNQALKNATKQYPNLTVIDWYSQAAKHSDWFYQDKVHPNPTGVNEYAAIITKALAAK; from the coding sequence ATGGCGGGCAAGAAGCGTTTAAAGAATAGTCGTTACATTACTGGCTTTGATGGTTTACGCGCAATCGGCGTGATTGGTGTTATTTTATACCATCTGATGCCATATACTTTTACCGGTGGTTATTTAGGGGTCCCGATCTTTATGGTGGTTTCGGGGTATCTAATCACCGATTTATTGGTTCAAGAGTGGGAACAAAATCAATGGATTAATTTAAAAAGTTTTTACTTACGCCGGGTAAAACGATTGTACCCTGGGCTGATAACGATGCTGTTTGCAACGGGCGCGTACATCACGCTTTTTCAGCGGGAAATGTTACATCAACTTAATCAGATTATTATCACGAACATTTTATACGTTTATAACTGGTGGCAAATTGGACATGGTCAGTCGTATTTCGATCGGTTTGCCAATAATGAGTCGCCGTTTACCCATCTGTGGACACTATCGATTGAAGGGCAGTTCTATCTAATTTGGCCTTTTATCGTTGTGGCCTTGATTATTGGTCTTAAGAATAAAAATCGAATTGCCCAAGTATTACTAGCAGTCAGTGTTGTTTCAGCAATCTGGATGGCCATTTTGTACCAACCCAATGCTGACCCTAGTCGTTTGTATTATGGAACGGATACGCGGGTCTTTTCAATTTTACTAGGAGCAGCGCTGGCGTTTGTTTGGCCATCAACAGCCCTTAAGCAAAAGATTGTGCCTAAACAACGCCTCGTCCTCGATGGCATCGGGTTAGTGAGTGTCCTCAGTTTGGTTTGGTTAATGGTTAAGTTGAATGCCGAGAGTAGTCTTGTCTATCGCGGGGGACTATTTCTGTTTAGTGCTTTAGTCTGTGTTTTAGTGGCAGTTGTCGCTCATCCAGGCGCTGATTGGAATCGGTTATTGACGAATCCGGTCTTTAACTGGTTAGGTAAACGGAGTTACGGGATTTATCTGTATCAATTTCCGGTGATGATTTTCTTTGAAACAATCTTCAAAAATATCGCTGATCACCCGGTTTTATATCCAGTGATTGAAGTGGCGATTATTTTCGGATTGACCGAATTATCCTACCGGTTTATTGAACAGCCACTAGCACACTATCCGTACAAGCAGTTATGGCACCAATTGAAGCAATTTATGCACCAACCACATTGGAATCGGGTGGTTGGTCGAGTGACTGGACTCGCAATTGTCTTTTTAATCGGGTTAGTCGGGGCGTTTCAAGCGCCATTCCAACCGGCGCCAGATACGCATAAATCGGCATTAGCGGTCAATATTAAGCAAAATCAAAAAGCTAACCAAAAGCGTAAAGATGCGTTGATTAAAAAAGCAAAAGCCCAGAATAAAGCTGGACAAGCAAATGGTCCAACTTCAAAAGCTGAAAAAGCGGCTGAGGCGGCTGCGCAAAAGCATCCAATCAACCAAGAATTTGAAAAATATGGCTTGAGTCAAGTGACGATTCAACGGGCCCAGAATATCTCGGTGACTGCAATTGGTGATTCCGTCCTACTCGACGGTAGTCAAGCTTTACAGAAGTTATTCCCGAATATGTTGGTTGATGCGGCTGTTGGGCGCCAACTCTATCAAAGTATTCAAATTATAAAAGATTATGATCAAAAACAAGCCCTTAGCGATACTGTACTGGTCAGTCTAGGAACAAATGGCGCCTTTACGCAAGAACAGATGGCGCAATTTATGGCAGCCATTGGGACTAAGCGAAAAGTCTATTGGCTCAACGCGTTTGTCCCAACGCGTCCTTGGCAAAATGATGTTAACCAGGCGCTTAAAAATGCAACTAAACAGTATCCAAACTTAACGGTGATTGATTGGTATTCACAGGCTGCCAAACACAGTGACTGGTTCTACCAAGATAAGGTGCATCCGAACCCAACTGGGGTCAATGAATATGCCGCCATTATTACCAAAGCCCTCGCGGCAAAATAA
- the rnz gene encoding ribonuclease Z — translation MELEFLGTGAGVPARQRNVTSVALKLLDERNEVWLFDVGEATQHQILKTTLKPRKVKKIFLTHLHGDHLFGLPGFLSSRSFQGGDEPLTIYGPKGTEEYVRTSLKISESHLTYPLNFVILPEEGVLIDDATFRVECAKLDHRIASYGFRIIEKDHPGELQVEKLHADGVPAGPVYAKIKKGEVVTLADGRQIDGKDYIGHAQKGRIVTIIGDTRQCPPIERLAANADVLVHEGTFGKQEQKIARQYFHSTNINAAKVAKAAHVKRLLLTHISARYLGQAVRDLQNDARDIFKNTKVVSDLDIYDIPFHGRKE, via the coding sequence ATGGAATTAGAATTTTTAGGAACAGGCGCTGGAGTTCCAGCACGACAACGAAACGTCACAAGTGTCGCATTGAAATTATTGGATGAACGAAATGAAGTGTGGTTGTTTGACGTCGGTGAAGCAACGCAACATCAAATCTTAAAAACGACATTAAAACCGCGCAAAGTTAAAAAGATCTTTCTCACACATTTACATGGGGATCATTTATTCGGGTTACCAGGCTTTTTATCAAGCCGATCTTTCCAAGGTGGCGACGAACCACTTACGATTTACGGCCCTAAGGGAACTGAAGAATACGTGCGCACGAGTTTAAAAATCTCTGAAAGTCATTTAACGTATCCATTGAACTTTGTCATTCTTCCTGAAGAAGGTGTTTTGATTGATGATGCGACTTTCCGGGTTGAATGTGCTAAATTGGATCATCGGATTGCCAGTTATGGTTTTCGGATTATTGAAAAGGACCATCCGGGGGAACTGCAAGTTGAGAAACTGCATGCAGATGGTGTTCCGGCTGGTCCTGTATACGCAAAGATTAAAAAGGGAGAAGTGGTTACACTCGCTGATGGGCGCCAAATTGATGGCAAAGATTACATTGGACATGCTCAAAAAGGACGGATTGTGACCATTATTGGGGATACCCGCCAATGTCCACCAATTGAACGCTTAGCGGCTAATGCAGATGTATTAGTGCATGAAGGGACCTTCGGTAAGCAAGAACAAAAGATTGCGCGTCAATATTTCCATTCAACTAACATTAATGCAGCAAAGGTCGCAAAAGCCGCGCATGTGAAGCGGTTATTATTGACCCATATTTCTGCCCGGTACCTCGGGCAAGCAGTGCGTGATTTACAAAATGATGCCCGCGATATTTTTAAAAACACAAAAGTAGTTAGTGACTTAGATATCTATGACATTCCGTTTCATGGTCGAAAGGAGTAA
- a CDS encoding SDR family NAD(P)-dependent oxidoreductase: MTKLAALRDLNRKIVVITGGSSGLGRAIAYEAASKGAIIVVLARREAELAAVREEAHRLSGQPAYAYVLDVSDPAAIETIVAQVQTEVGIPDVLVNAAGFGSFENAFDTSMTVVEQMFRVNVLGLMYMTRAFGRMMIEQGSGHIINIASMAGKMATPKSAIYSATKFAVVGYSNGLRLELKPFGVQVTTVNPGPIDTAFFDIADKTGNYLKSVDWVVLDPDQLAYRIVKTIGHAKREINAPWLMAIGAQFYQLAPHIGDYVAGNLLNKK; this comes from the coding sequence ATGACTAAATTAGCAGCATTGAGAGATTTAAACCGTAAAATTGTGGTGATTACCGGCGGCTCGTCTGGTTTAGGACGAGCGATTGCCTATGAAGCCGCTAGTAAAGGGGCAATTATCGTCGTTTTGGCCCGTCGAGAAGCTGAATTGGCGGCGGTTCGCGAAGAAGCACACCGGCTTTCAGGACAGCCGGCGTATGCATATGTCCTCGATGTCAGTGATCCAGCAGCGATTGAAACCATTGTGGCTCAGGTGCAAACTGAAGTCGGGATTCCAGATGTGTTAGTCAATGCTGCTGGTTTTGGAAGTTTTGAAAATGCATTCGACACATCCATGACCGTTGTGGAGCAGATGTTCCGGGTTAATGTGCTAGGTTTAATGTACATGACGCGCGCTTTTGGGCGGATGATGATTGAACAAGGTAGCGGCCACATCATTAACATTGCTTCAATGGCGGGCAAGATGGCAACACCTAAGTCGGCCATCTATTCGGCAACTAAGTTCGCGGTTGTTGGCTATTCAAATGGTCTACGCTTAGAATTAAAACCATTTGGGGTTCAAGTGACTACCGTTAATCCTGGGCCGATTGATACAGCTTTCTTTGATATTGCGGATAAGACCGGTAATTATTTGAAATCGGTCGATTGGGTTGTTTTAGATCCTGATCAACTAGCTTATCGGATTGTGAAAACAATCGGGCATGCAAAACGTGAAATTAATGCACCATGGTTGATGGCGATCGGTGCACAATTCTATCAACTGGCACCACATATCGGAGACTATGTTGCCGGTAACTTATTGAATAAGAAGTAG
- a CDS encoding LapA family protein, with protein sequence MKKQGRLITVLVLALIVVIFAVLNVEPVAINFGFTHVKWPLIIVILVSLLIGAIITFLAATGSTLSQRKAQKEMTKEVTELRDNQAAQIKAAVEAEKIKNQKAFDKALADKEAEVHELHAKINQITQTSDHHNA encoded by the coding sequence ATGAAAAAACAAGGTCGATTAATTACAGTATTGGTCCTAGCATTAATTGTCGTAATTTTTGCTGTTTTAAACGTTGAACCAGTCGCCATTAACTTTGGATTCACCCATGTTAAATGGCCATTAATCATCGTTATTTTGGTGTCATTATTGATTGGCGCCATCATTACCTTCTTGGCAGCGACTGGCAGCACGTTGAGCCAACGGAAAGCACAAAAGGAAATGACCAAAGAAGTCACTGAATTACGCGACAATCAAGCTGCTCAAATTAAAGCAGCGGTTGAAGCAGAAAAAATAAAGAATCAAAAAGCATTTGATAAAGCGTTAGCGGATAAGGAAGCTGAAGTCCATGAATTACACGCGAAAATTAATCAAATCACACAAACAAGTGATCATCATAATGCATAG
- the clpB gene encoding ATP-dependent chaperone ClpB: MNPEQMTQAVQDALAEAQKIAMTRHQTEIDIPHLFKYLVQPQQLGRQIYQEAGADIDALEAEIDREIDAIPTVEGQTNYGQNISQNLYQVLTAAEKYKTEFQDEFLSTETVILGLMGLKYQALVQYLQKQNVTEQKLKKVITDLRGGERVTSKNQEDNYQALEKYGTDLIKAVRSGKMDPVIGRDEEIRDVIRILSRKTKNNPVLIGEPGVGKTAIVEGLAQRIVRKDVPDNLKDKTIISLDMGTLIAGAKYRGEFEERLKAVLKEVKKSEGRILVFIDEIHTIVGAGKTEGSMDAGNLLKPMLARGELHMIGATTLDEYRQNIEKDKALERRFQKVLVQEPSVEDTISILRGLKERFEIFHGVRIHDNALVAAATLSNRYITDRFLPDKAIDLVDEASANINVEMNSQPTELDQATRQLMQLEIEEEALKKETDAASQKRLAETQKQLADLRETTNNLKMRWETEKEDLNRINDKKAEIDAAKRQLEEAQGNYDLETAAKLQHGTIPQLEEDLADLEKAEKPEDWMVQESVTENEIATVVSSQTGIPVAKLVAGDRQKLLRLADVLHERVIGQDQAVNAVTDAVLRSRAGLQNPDRPLGSFLFLGPTGVGKTELAKALAEDLFDSERHMVRIDMSEYMEKYSVSRLVGAAPGYVGYEEGGQLTEAVRRNPYTIVLLDEIEKAHPDVFNILLQVLDDGRLTDSQGRTVDFKNTIIIMTSNLGSEILLDGVDEEGQVSQTAKESVQALIQTKFKPEFLNRIDDTIMFTPLSLNDIQAIVVKMLHDLSDRLSDQELTLTISDAAKQWVAEEGYDPAFGARPLRRFITNHIETPLAKEIIAGHMLPGTTVEINLKDNQLVFENR; the protein is encoded by the coding sequence ATGAATCCAGAACAAATGACACAAGCTGTCCAAGATGCACTTGCAGAAGCGCAGAAAATCGCGATGACGCGTCATCAAACTGAAATTGATATTCCACACCTCTTTAAATATTTAGTCCAACCACAACAACTAGGACGGCAAATTTACCAAGAAGCCGGTGCAGATATCGATGCTCTTGAGGCGGAGATTGATCGTGAAATTGACGCAATTCCAACGGTTGAAGGTCAAACGAATTACGGTCAAAACATCTCACAAAACTTGTACCAAGTATTAACTGCTGCTGAAAAATACAAAACAGAATTCCAAGATGAATTTTTATCAACTGAGACGGTCATCTTGGGCTTAATGGGTTTGAAATACCAGGCACTTGTTCAATATTTACAGAAACAAAATGTCACTGAACAAAAATTAAAGAAAGTCATTACTGATTTACGAGGAGGCGAGCGTGTGACATCTAAAAACCAAGAAGATAATTACCAAGCGCTTGAAAAATACGGAACGGATTTAATCAAAGCGGTCCGTTCTGGCAAAATGGATCCAGTTATTGGCCGGGACGAAGAAATTCGAGATGTTATTCGGATTTTGTCACGGAAAACCAAGAATAACCCCGTTTTAATTGGGGAACCTGGTGTCGGGAAAACGGCGATTGTTGAAGGATTAGCGCAACGAATCGTCCGTAAAGATGTGCCCGATAATTTAAAAGATAAGACAATTATTTCACTGGATATGGGGACTTTAATCGCCGGGGCCAAATACCGGGGTGAATTTGAAGAACGACTTAAAGCTGTGTTAAAGGAAGTTAAGAAGAGTGAAGGTCGGATTCTGGTCTTCATTGATGAAATTCACACGATTGTTGGTGCTGGTAAGACTGAAGGTAGCATGGATGCTGGGAACCTCTTGAAACCAATGTTAGCGCGTGGTGAATTACACATGATTGGTGCGACAACGTTGGATGAATACCGGCAAAATATCGAAAAAGATAAGGCGCTTGAACGGCGTTTCCAAAAAGTGCTAGTTCAAGAACCATCCGTTGAAGATACCATCAGTATTTTACGTGGTTTGAAGGAACGGTTTGAAATTTTCCACGGTGTCCGGATTCACGATAATGCCTTAGTCGCAGCTGCGACGTTGTCAAATCGCTACATTACGGATCGATTCTTACCGGATAAGGCAATCGACTTAGTAGATGAAGCCAGTGCCAACATTAACGTCGAAATGAATTCACAACCAACGGAATTGGATCAAGCAACGCGGCAATTAATGCAACTTGAAATTGAAGAAGAAGCGTTAAAGAAAGAAACCGACGCCGCTTCGCAAAAACGATTGGCTGAGACGCAAAAACAATTAGCTGATTTACGCGAAACAACGAATAATTTAAAGATGCGGTGGGAAACTGAAAAAGAAGATTTGAACCGCATTAATGATAAAAAAGCGGAAATTGATGCTGCTAAACGGCAATTAGAAGAAGCACAGGGAAATTATGATTTAGAAACGGCTGCTAAGTTGCAACACGGCACAATTCCACAATTAGAAGAAGACCTTGCCGACCTTGAAAAGGCTGAAAAGCCAGAGGACTGGATGGTTCAGGAATCCGTTACTGAAAATGAAATTGCAACGGTGGTTAGTTCCCAAACTGGGATTCCAGTCGCCAAATTAGTTGCCGGTGATCGACAAAAATTACTGCGTCTTGCCGATGTTCTGCATGAACGGGTAATTGGTCAAGATCAAGCTGTCAATGCTGTGACAGATGCTGTATTACGTTCACGGGCTGGCTTACAAAATCCAGACCGTCCGCTTGGCTCATTCCTCTTCTTAGGACCAACAGGGGTTGGGAAGACCGAATTAGCAAAAGCTTTAGCTGAGGATTTATTTGATTCTGAACGGCATATGGTCCGCATTGATATGAGTGAATATATGGAAAAATATTCTGTATCACGATTGGTCGGTGCCGCACCGGGCTATGTTGGCTATGAAGAAGGTGGCCAATTAACTGAAGCAGTTCGGCGGAATCCATACACAATTGTGTTATTGGATGAAATTGAAAAAGCCCATCCAGATGTCTTTAACATTTTATTACAAGTGTTGGATGACGGTCGTTTGACAGATTCACAAGGACGGACGGTTGACTTTAAGAATACAATCATCATTATGACTTCTAACTTGGGTTCTGAAATCCTACTGGACGGTGTAGATGAAGAAGGTCAAGTTTCACAAACGGCTAAGGAAAGTGTTCAAGCCTTAATTCAGACGAAATTCAAGCCAGAATTCTTGAATCGAATTGATGATACAATTATGTTTACACCATTGAGCTTGAACGATATTCAAGCGATTGTGGTCAAAATGCTTCATGATCTATCAGACCGTTTGTCAGATCAAGAATTGACATTGACGATTTCAGATGCTGCTAAACAATGGGTGGCAGAAGAAGGTTACGATCCTGCATTTGGGGCGCGGCCATTACGGCGTTTTATTACGAACCATATCGAAACCCCATTGGCTAAAGAAATTATTGCCGGGCATATGTTACCAGGAACCACGGTTGAAATTAACTTAAAAGATAACCAGTTAGTTTTTGAAAATCGCTAA
- the rpmF gene encoding 50S ribosomal protein L32, which yields MAVPARRTSKTKKRMRRGHIKLNTPNVQFDATNGEYRVSHRVSPKGFYKGEQVVTPKAND from the coding sequence ATGGCAGTTCCAGCAAGAAGAACATCAAAGACGAAGAAACGTATGCGTCGTGGACATATCAAATTGAACACACCAAACGTACAATTCGATGCAACTAATGGCGAATACCGTGTAAGTCACCGTGTATCACCAAAAGGTTTCTATAAAGGCGAACAAGTTGTTACACCAAAAGCTAACGACTAA
- a CDS encoding DUF1836 domain-containing protein: MKNEHLKQKLDRLQIVRLPRWTDLPDLELYMDQVVSYINQYLNALNLDEITASMINNYVKKEIVAAPIKKRYTKSQIAQVLIIALLKTSFSIEEIKQLMTAETPNRNEKQLYDYFILTFLAAIHQLDEDYSPYDQGKNPAGTLVTETQQTLLKLACQSVVYKIAIGITLKKEPVEEKTPAKNK; this comes from the coding sequence ATGAAAAATGAACACTTGAAACAAAAGCTCGATCGTTTACAAATTGTACGCTTACCACGTTGGACAGACCTGCCCGATTTGGAACTATATATGGATCAAGTGGTTAGTTACATCAATCAATACCTAAACGCGTTAAATTTAGATGAAATCACCGCTTCAATGATTAATAATTACGTCAAAAAAGAAATTGTGGCAGCACCGATTAAAAAACGGTATACAAAATCGCAAATTGCTCAAGTTTTAATTATTGCACTATTGAAAACGAGTTTTTCGATTGAAGAAATCAAACAATTGATGACAGCGGAAACACCTAACCGAAATGAAAAGCAACTTTATGATTACTTTATCTTAACGTTTTTAGCAGCGATTCATCAGTTAGATGAGGATTACAGCCCCTATGACCAAGGCAAAAATCCAGCAGGTACATTGGTCACTGAAACCCAACAAACATTGCTGAAATTAGCATGTCAGAGTGTGGTATATAAGATTGCAATTGGGATTACTTTGAAGAAAGAACCAGTTGAAGAAAAAACGCCAGCAAAAAATAAGTAA